A stretch of DNA from Dehalobacterium formicoaceticum:
GCCTCATGGTGGCAGCCATCCAAACAGACGAGCATGAACCTTGGCATCCCAAGCATTATAATACCAGAGATTTAGCAGCCAGAATTCGCCGGAGACAGCAAAAATTCCCTCATAACCGTTTGCTGCAACAATTGGCAACCTGCTCTCTGGAATATGGCTGTTTTACCGCTCAAAACATTTTTTATGGCCGATGGGAAGGGGGCCTTCCTGTTTCTCCCCAATGTAATGCTGCTTGTATCGGCTGCATTTCTTCTCAGCCATCGGAATGCTGTCCTTCTCCGCAACGGAGATTAGATTTTGTACCCTCAGTCTCAGAGATTGAAGAAATTGGGGCAGACCATCTGAAAAAAGGGGAAAATGCCATCATCAGCTTTGGACAGGGGTGTGAGGGTGAGCCTTCTCTGCAAGGTGGACTGATTGCAGAAAGCATTAAACGAATCAGAACCAGGACAGACTGTGGAACCATCAATATTAATACCAACGCCGGAGATCATGGGAACATCAAAAAAATTATTAGCGCCGGTCTTGATTCTATGCGCGTAAGCTTGATCAGTCCAACCCCGGAGGTGTATGATGCATATCATCGGCCGGGAGATTACGGATTGGAGCAGGTTCGTTCCTCTCTAATCGCTGCAGCTGATGCCGGGGTCTATACTTCCTTGAACTTACTGACCTTCCCTGGTTTTACAGATGATGCGAAGGAAGTGGCAAGCTTGATTTCCCTGATTAAAGCCACCGGGGTAAAAAAAGTACAGTTCCGTAACCTAAACATTGATCCGGATCAATTTATGGCACTTCTTCCTGCAAAAAAATATCAACCGATGGGCATCCCCAGGATGATTGAGCATTTAAGAAAGGAAATTCCTCACCTGGCCATCGGCAATTTCTCCCGGTCGGTGGCGCGATAATTCGATAATTTCTTTTCTCTTTACAAATGAAAGGGTTCATGCTATAATATGGCACGTTGACAGTTTTGTGGTTAAGTTAGGTAAGAAAAGAGGTGACGGGCATGAAAGAAGGTATTCATCCAAAATTCCAACAAGTGGAAGTTGTTTGTGCATGTGGAAATAAGTTTACTACCGGATCTATAAAAAATGGTATTAAGGTAGAAGTTTGCTCTCAATGTCACCCCTTCTACACAGGCAGCAAGAGATTGCTGGTGGAAGAAGGCGGGCGTGTTGATAAATTTAAGAAAAAATATGGTATGAAATAAGAAGCAGAGCCTAAATGCTCTGCTCTTTCTTTTCCAGGATTAACAGGTTTCCTGGTATCTGGGGCAGTTAGGATAAAGGATAAACTTGCCTGCACCACCGTAGTTAGGTATAATAATTTTTGAATGAAAAATCGACTCGTCGATGAGGTGAAAATATGATAGAGAAGCTCCAGGCATTGGAAGATAAATATGAAGAACTGACCAAGTTAATCAGTGACCCGGAAGTAATCGCAGATCAATCGGAATGGAAGAATCTTGTCAAGGCGCATTCTGATTTGGAAGATGTGGTAGCTGTTTTCCGGGAATACAAAAAGGCTCAATCAGGTTTGGACGATGTGCGGTCCATGCTCAATGAAAAAATCGAAGATGATCTGCGTGAGATGGCAGAGTTGGAAGAAGATGAGTTGAAGGAACAGATCGAAGAATTGGAAAAGAAGCTTAAGATGTTGCTCTTGCCCAAAGACCCCAATGATGATAAGAATGTAATCGTAGAAGTGCGTGCAGGGACCGGTGGAGATGAAGCGGGACTTTTTGCCGGGGATTTGTTCAAAATGTATTCTCGTTATGCGGAAAAAAACCATTGGCGTTTGGAAATCCTGGATGCCCATTACACAGATCTGGGCGGGTTTAAGGAAGTCATTTTTTTGATTGAGGGTAAAGGGGCATATAGTAAGCTAAAGTATGAAAGCGGTGTGCACCGGGTACAGCGGGTTCCCGATACGGAAACCAGCGGCCGGGTTCATACCTCTGCCGCCACAGTAGCGGTGTTGCCGGAGGCAGAAGAAGTAGAGGTGGATATTAACCCCAATGATATCCGGGTGGATGTGTTTTGCTCCAGCGGGCCCGGGGGGCAGTCCGTCAATACAACCCAGTCTGCGGTGCGTATTACCCATCTACCCACCGGTCTGGTTGTCTCCTGCCAGGATGAAAAGTCCCAGATTAAGAATAAAGAAAAAGGGATGCGGGTTTTACGCGCCCGGCTATTGGAAAAATATCAGGAAGAACAGCAGGGTGAGATGGCCAGCACAAGAAAAACTATGGTTGGCTCCGGTGACCGTTCCGAACGGATTCGCACCTATAATTATCAGCAAGGACGGGTTACCGATCACCGTATCGGACTAACCTTGCATAAATTGGACTGGATACTCCAAGGAGAGTTGGATGAGATTATTGAAGCTTTGAGCACCACGGATCAGGCCGAGAAACTGAAGCAGGTAGATGCGTGATAGATAAACCTAGTTTAAAAATTGCGGAGTGGCTTTCTTGGGGAGATAAAATGCTCCAGGAGGCGGGCTTGGAAAATTCCCGGCGTGAGGCCGAGCTTCTGTTGGCAGCTGTGCTGGAGATATCTTTTACTCTTCTTTTAACCCGACTGCAGGAAGAAATCAATCCCTTACAGGGAAAAGCATTTCAAAAACTGATTTTGCAGCGTCAAAATCTGGAGCCCCTCCAATACCTGACCGGCGTGCAGAATTTTATGTCTTTGGATTTTGAAGTCAATGAGGCGGTCTTAATTCCCCGATGGGATACGGAACGTCTGGTGGAGTTAGCCCTGGAACAGCTGAAAGACAACAGCGCGCCCTTGGTGGCGGATGTGGGCACAGGAAGCGGGGCTATTATCGTCAGTCTGGCAAAATACTTACAACGGGGACATTTTTTTGCCATCGATATTTCACCGGAAGCCCTTCAGGTGGCGGAAAGGAATGCCAGGCGCCATGGCTTGGCGGAGGAAATTACTTTTTTGATCGGTGATCTATTAGAACCCTTATTAACCCCGGCGGGGGATGGAAGGATGAAATTTGATCTGGTGGTTTCCAATCCGCCCTATATCCCCATAGCAGAGATCTATTCTTTGCCCTCTGATGTGCAAAAGGAGCCCCATCTGGCCCTGGCCGGAGGGGAGGACGGATTAAGCTATTACCGCAGGATCCTGCCTCAGGTAAAAGAGATCCTTAAACCGGGGGGGCAGGTTTTACTGGAAATAGGTTGGAATCAAGGGGAAGATGTGTGTGCTCTCTGTCGCAGCAACGGCTTCGTAAACATTTCTGTAACTCGTGATTTCGGAGGAAGAGATCGGGTGGTTTCTGCTTCCTTCAGGGGGTGAGAATATGCAAGAAGAAAAGATTAATGAACGACCCACTCCAGGTAAACGCTTGTGGTGGGACATTTTTTTAACCTTTTTTAAAATCGGCGCCTTTACCATCGGCGGCGGTTATGTGATGGTGCCTTTCATTGAGAAAGAGATTGTGGAAAAGAAAAAATGGATGAAATCGGAAGAATTTTTGGATATGCTGGCGATCGCCCAAAGCGCCCCCGGGGTTCTGGCTACTAATATCGCCGTCTCATCCTGTTATCAGATTGCCGGTATTCCCGGTGCTGTTTTTGGTGCTTTAGGAGCAGCCCTCCCTTCTTTCATGATTATTATTATCATTGCCATGTTTTTGTTAAATTTTCAGGATAACCGCTATGTGGCAGGCTTTTTTTATGGAGCTGCTCCGGCGGTAACCATGCTTTTATTCTTAGCCGCCATCAACATGGTAAAAGGAGTGGTGAAAGAGCGGGCCGGAATGTTTGTTCTGGTCTTGGGTTTACTGGGACTCATTGGATTTGGAGTGCATCCTATTTTAGCAATTTTAATCGCGGTAGTTTTTGGAGCTTTTTTCTATAAATAAGGAAATAATGAGGATAAAAGACGATGGAAATCCTGGAATTATTTATAACCTTCTTTAAAATCGGCTTATTTTCCTTCGGAGGAGGCTATGCCATGATTCCTCTGATGGAAAAGGAAGTAATCAATATTCATCATTGGCTTTCTTTATCGGAGATGGTGGATGTGATTACCATTTCCCAGATGACCCCCGGTCCCATTGCCA
This window harbors:
- a CDS encoding chromate transporter; the encoded protein is MQEEKINERPTPGKRLWWDIFLTFFKIGAFTIGGGYVMVPFIEKEIVEKKKWMKSEEFLDMLAIAQSAPGVLATNIAVSSCYQIAGIPGAVFGALGAALPSFMIIIIIAMFLLNFQDNRYVAGFFYGAAPAVTMLLFLAAINMVKGVVKERAGMFVLVLGLLGLIGFGVHPILAILIAVVFGAFFYK
- the prmC gene encoding peptide chain release factor N(5)-glutamine methyltransferase — encoded protein: MIDKPSLKIAEWLSWGDKMLQEAGLENSRREAELLLAAVLEISFTLLLTRLQEEINPLQGKAFQKLILQRQNLEPLQYLTGVQNFMSLDFEVNEAVLIPRWDTERLVELALEQLKDNSAPLVADVGTGSGAIIVSLAKYLQRGHFFAIDISPEALQVAERNARRHGLAEEITFLIGDLLEPLLTPAGDGRMKFDLVVSNPPYIPIAEIYSLPSDVQKEPHLALAGGEDGLSYYRRILPQVKEILKPGGQVLLEIGWNQGEDVCALCRSNGFVNISVTRDFGGRDRVVSASFRG
- the prfA gene encoding peptide chain release factor 1 — translated: MIEKLQALEDKYEELTKLISDPEVIADQSEWKNLVKAHSDLEDVVAVFREYKKAQSGLDDVRSMLNEKIEDDLREMAELEEDELKEQIEELEKKLKMLLLPKDPNDDKNVIVEVRAGTGGDEAGLFAGDLFKMYSRYAEKNHWRLEILDAHYTDLGGFKEVIFLIEGKGAYSKLKYESGVHRVQRVPDTETSGRVHTSAATVAVLPEAEEVEVDINPNDIRVDVFCSSGPGGQSVNTTQSAVRITHLPTGLVVSCQDEKSQIKNKEKGMRVLRARLLEKYQEEQQGEMASTRKTMVGSGDRSERIRTYNYQQGRVTDHRIGLTLHKLDWILQGELDEIIEALSTTDQAEKLKQVDA
- a CDS encoding radical SAM protein, which encodes MPDLLFARANGELLDFPGLKMAGRMGDSFVKPARKELIPLPEGASLTALPGRVPVGVDKKTGAFIKLTHNPYRRGKEKVWAVGALLPQGFTRTLIPAFGTSGEQKNLPLLGYTGVGIYQGRLMVAAIQTDEHEPWHPKHYNTRDLAARIRRRQQKFPHNRLLQQLATCSLEYGCFTAQNIFYGRWEGGLPVSPQCNAACIGCISSQPSECCPSPQRRLDFVPSVSEIEEIGADHLKKGENAIISFGQGCEGEPSLQGGLIAESIKRIRTRTDCGTININTNAGDHGNIKKIISAGLDSMRVSLISPTPEVYDAYHRPGDYGLEQVRSSLIAAADAGVYTSLNLLTFPGFTDDAKEVASLISLIKATGVKKVQFRNLNIDPDQFMALLPAKKYQPMGIPRMIEHLRKEIPHLAIGNFSRSVAR
- the rpmE gene encoding 50S ribosomal protein L31; translation: MKEGIHPKFQQVEVVCACGNKFTTGSIKNGIKVEVCSQCHPFYTGSKRLLVEEGGRVDKFKKKYGMK